A portion of the Candidatus Bathyarchaeum sp. genome contains these proteins:
- the cobN gene encoding cobaltochelatase subunit CobN → MKIALIVLSHETSLVTMAVKNLTKKRITTIEVCPRCVDDFEDPKCLEEFINFAKNSQVAVMHIMGGRKSCKNFDRIMAAIREAKVPVFASGVQVDQELVGLSTVDKNDYQTIREYLKSGGMENIENLLLFLANCYDGKTYEVAPPKQLPLEGIYHPQFGYIKTLNEYIEKKYVAGKPTVGVMINRNPEKSGDEAYIKALVEAIERNGANAYVMFFSGIHRKAKTFRWTVENFFIKDGKTFVDVIISCPAHSLIAFMGSEPLDDLLSQLGVPILKAIATYNTFEEWNSSLLGLNFTEVAWNVAMPEFDGMIITMPIASRCVSAADKMTGSRQVSHKPIPERVDKLARLSINWAKLRHIPPEKKKVALIFHNYPPRNDNIGHAAGLDSAASAVNYLNELKQQGYKLDFVPKDGQELMDTIISGLTNDQRWASLAELAERAVDNVSGSQYAEWFSELTPKVQQKMKKQWGNPPGKLFNHKGSLLVPGTLNGNLFIGLQPTRGFIADAESVYHSPDLPPPYQYHCYYRWIRDVFKADVIIHFGKHGTMEWLPGKSVGLSESCFPDIIISDLPNVYPYLIDDPGEGTGAKRRSYACLVDYNIPVMHNADTYEDLAKIQVQLNEYYRAKISDPGKLAILRRMIMDKVVDANLDRDLDITPKEAFEDFDGFLERLHGYLNELSDTQIQDGLHIMGEPPTGLALEEFLVALTRLSNGGVPSLRESIAEMKGYNYNALLSTRGKLRADGRINGDLINDLNLLALELMEKYHAADFKQESIDRILQEVLGGISFKLQRCLLYISNFLVPALNATTDEITNILASCACEYISPGPSGAPTRGNADVLPTGRNFYSIDPRCVPSSAAWTVGVDLGDALLKRYMEEEGRYPETVAIVVWATDCMRTNGDDVAEILYLMGLKPVWEEASGRVTGIEPIPLEKLRRPRIDVTVRISGLFRDNFPNIVHLLDDAVALVASLKEKGDKNYIVKHVEAEVAERVKDGVDAKKAREEACFRIFGDMPGGYGSGVNHAIESKNWENQDDLAKIYVDWGCYVYSKKNFGLSSREQFERRLATVDLTVKNMDTREYDALQIDDTYSYHAGMDVAIKTIKGEAPRSFYGDSSDPNRVKIRSTAEEIKYCFRARLVNPKWIDGLKKHGYHGAAQFSEQMDYVLGWDATAEVIEDWMYEDLAEKFVLDKEMQEWLKTVNPYALQNMTERLLEAIQRNLWNATEEMKKELQQIYLNIDALLEEQNEKTKPKEKK, encoded by the coding sequence ATGAAAATCGCATTAATCGTTCTTTCTCACGAGACCTCGTTAGTTACTATGGCTGTTAAAAACCTAACTAAAAAGAGAATTACAACAATAGAAGTATGTCCTCGCTGTGTGGATGACTTCGAGGACCCTAAATGTTTAGAGGAGTTCATTAACTTCGCTAAGAACTCTCAAGTTGCCGTTATGCACATTATGGGCGGCAGAAAAAGCTGCAAAAATTTTGACCGCATAATGGCCGCTATACGCGAAGCAAAGGTGCCCGTTTTTGCTTCTGGAGTGCAGGTTGACCAAGAACTTGTAGGTCTTTCAACTGTTGACAAAAACGATTACCAAACAATCCGTGAATACCTTAAATCTGGTGGAATGGAAAACATTGAAAACCTTCTGCTGTTTTTGGCAAACTGTTACGATGGCAAAACGTATGAAGTTGCTCCACCTAAGCAGTTGCCTTTGGAAGGCATTTATCATCCCCAATTTGGGTACATAAAGACACTAAACGAATACATTGAAAAGAAGTACGTTGCTGGCAAACCTACTGTAGGTGTAATGATTAATCGTAACCCAGAAAAAAGTGGGGACGAAGCTTATATCAAAGCGCTGGTTGAAGCCATTGAACGCAATGGAGCAAACGCGTATGTTATGTTCTTTTCTGGGATTCACCGAAAAGCCAAAACATTCAGATGGACAGTTGAAAACTTCTTTATCAAAGACGGAAAAACCTTTGTTGACGTAATAATCAGCTGCCCTGCTCATTCCCTTATTGCGTTTATGGGATCAGAACCTCTTGATGATTTGCTGAGTCAACTTGGAGTGCCTATTCTAAAAGCAATTGCAACCTACAACACCTTTGAAGAATGGAACAGCAGCCTTTTGGGACTTAACTTCACAGAAGTAGCCTGGAACGTAGCAATGCCTGAATTTGACGGCATGATAATCACTATGCCTATTGCCTCTAGGTGCGTATCGGCAGCAGACAAAATGACCGGCAGCCGACAAGTTTCCCACAAACCCATTCCAGAACGAGTAGACAAACTAGCTCGCTTAAGCATAAACTGGGCAAAACTACGTCATATACCCCCAGAAAAAAAGAAAGTTGCACTAATTTTCCACAATTATCCCCCACGAAACGACAATATTGGTCATGCTGCGGGTCTTGACAGCGCTGCTTCTGCAGTGAATTATCTAAATGAACTGAAACAACAAGGCTACAAACTGGATTTTGTGCCCAAAGACGGTCAAGAACTAATGGACACCATAATCAGTGGATTAACTAACGACCAGCGCTGGGCAAGCCTTGCCGAACTTGCGGAACGAGCAGTGGACAACGTTTCGGGTTCACAGTATGCAGAATGGTTTAGCGAGTTGACTCCAAAAGTTCAACAAAAAATGAAAAAACAATGGGGAAATCCTCCAGGAAAACTGTTCAACCACAAAGGCTCCTTGTTAGTTCCCGGAACCCTGAATGGTAATCTGTTTATTGGTTTGCAACCCACCCGTGGATTCATAGCTGACGCTGAATCAGTTTATCACAGTCCAGACCTTCCTCCACCTTATCAGTACCATTGCTATTACAGGTGGATTCGGGATGTCTTCAAAGCTGATGTAATCATACACTTTGGTAAACACGGCACCATGGAATGGTTGCCTGGAAAATCTGTTGGGTTGTCTGAGTCTTGTTTTCCTGACATAATAATCTCTGATTTGCCTAATGTTTATCCTTACCTTATTGACGACCCCGGAGAAGGCACCGGAGCTAAACGCCGCAGTTATGCTTGCCTTGTTGACTATAATATTCCAGTTATGCACAACGCAGACACCTACGAAGATCTAGCAAAAATTCAGGTTCAACTAAACGAGTATTACCGCGCGAAGATTTCTGACCCGGGCAAACTAGCAATTCTAAGAAGAATGATTATGGACAAGGTAGTTGATGCCAATCTAGACCGTGACCTTGACATCACCCCAAAAGAAGCTTTTGAAGATTTTGATGGGTTCTTGGAGCGCCTGCATGGTTACTTGAATGAACTATCAGACACCCAAATTCAAGATGGCTTGCATATAATGGGCGAACCTCCAACAGGACTTGCGTTAGAAGAGTTTTTGGTTGCTCTCACCCGTCTGAGCAATGGGGGTGTGCCTTCTTTGCGGGAATCCATCGCTGAAATGAAAGGTTACAATTATAATGCTTTGTTATCCACCAGGGGTAAACTGCGTGCTGATGGAAGAATCAATGGCGACCTAATCAATGATTTGAATCTTCTTGCCCTTGAACTGATGGAAAAATATCATGCTGCAGACTTTAAACAAGAAAGCATCGACAGAATACTGCAAGAAGTTCTTGGCGGAATTAGCTTTAAGCTTCAAAGATGCTTATTGTATATTTCTAATTTTCTTGTTCCGGCATTAAACGCAACAACTGACGAAATAACAAACATTCTTGCATCTTGCGCCTGCGAATACATTTCTCCTGGGCCTTCTGGTGCACCTACCAGAGGAAACGCTGACGTTTTGCCTACCGGACGCAACTTTTACTCCATTGATCCAAGGTGCGTTCCTTCATCTGCTGCATGGACAGTTGGCGTTGACTTAGGTGACGCTTTGCTGAAGCGTTACATGGAAGAAGAAGGAAGATATCCCGAAACTGTTGCCATAGTTGTTTGGGCAACAGACTGCATGCGAACCAACGGAGACGACGTAGCAGAAATCTTGTATTTGATGGGTCTTAAACCTGTGTGGGAAGAAGCAAGTGGACGAGTTACAGGAATTGAACCAATTCCCCTTGAAAAACTTCGACGACCACGAATTGATGTCACCGTCCGAATTAGCGGCTTGTTCAGGGACAACTTCCCCAATATTGTTCATCTCCTTGACGACGCAGTTGCCTTGGTGGCAAGCTTGAAAGAAAAAGGTGACAAAAACTATATAGTAAAACATGTTGAAGCCGAAGTTGCAGAACGGGTCAAAGACGGCGTTGACGCCAAAAAAGCTCGGGAAGAAGCATGTTTCAGAATCTTTGGTGATATGCCTGGCGGTTATGGGTCGGGTGTTAATCATGCGATTGAATCTAAAAACTGGGAGAACCAAGATGATTTGGCCAAAATCTATGTTGATTGGGGCTGTTATGTTTACAGTAAGAAAAACTTTGGGCTTAGTTCTCGGGAACAGTTCGAACGCAGGCTGGCAACTGTTGACCTGACTGTAAAGAACATGGACACCCGTGAATACGATGCGTTACAAATCGATGACACTTACTCGTATCATGCCGGAATGGACGTAGCCATCAAAACAATCAAAGGAGAAGCTCCGCGTTCGTTTTATGGTGACAGTTCTGATCCCAACCGCGTAAAAATCAGAAGCACTGCTGAAGAAATCAAATACTGCTTCCGCGCACGCCTAGTCAACCCCAAATGGATTGACGGCTTAAAGAAGCATGGTTATCATGGTGCCGCACAGTTCTCGGAACAGATGGATTATGTTTTGGGTTGGGACGCAACCGCTGAAGTCATTGAAGATTGGATGTATGAAGATTTAGCTGAAAAATTCGTTTTAGACAAGGAAATGCAAGAATGGTTGAAGACTGTAAATCCATACGCGTTACAGAACATGACTGAGCGGCTTTTGGAAGCCATTCAACGTAACCTGTGGAATGCAACTGAAGAAATGAAAAAGGAACTGCAACAAATTTACTTGAACATTGATGCCTTGTTAGAAGAGCAAAACGAAAAAACTAAACCGAAGGAGAAAAAATAG
- the serS gene encoding serine--tRNA ligase, producing the protein MLDIKLVREHPEIVQKDLEKRGEHEKLEMLEELIKQDKQWRKLLTEASELRHKRKQITAEVARLKKQKKDASRQIEQAKQIPQQIKALEDQVAQCREKADSLLMKLPNILHDSVPFGKDEHDNVIEKTVGKPPKFDFSPKSHVDIATELDLVDFERAAKVSGHGFYYLKGDLARLDFAVMTYTIDFLRQRGYTLIEPPLMMHRKPYLGVTDLEFFGDQLYKIENDDLYLIATSEHPMAASYMDEVILEKDLPIKLVGISPCFRKEVGAHGKYTKGLFRVHQFNKIEQFIFCHPDDSWKFHEELQKNAEDLYQSLGLHYQVVNVCTGDIGIIAAKKFDIEVWMADNTFRESGSNSNCTDYQARRLNIKYRKKEGQSPAGLVHTLNNTAIATSRTLIAIMEQYQQKDGTVKIPEVLQPYMGGLERLK; encoded by the coding sequence ATGCTAGACATCAAGCTTGTTCGTGAGCATCCAGAAATAGTACAAAAAGACCTGGAAAAAAGAGGAGAACATGAAAAACTTGAGATGCTTGAAGAGCTAATCAAACAAGACAAACAATGGAGAAAATTGCTAACCGAAGCAAGTGAGCTTCGCCATAAACGCAAACAAATAACTGCTGAAGTGGCAAGGCTAAAAAAACAAAAAAAAGATGCAAGCCGACAAATAGAGCAAGCAAAACAAATCCCCCAACAGATAAAGGCGTTAGAAGACCAAGTTGCCCAATGTCGAGAAAAGGCTGACTCATTATTGATGAAGCTTCCTAACATTTTGCATGATTCGGTTCCGTTTGGAAAAGATGAACACGATAACGTTATTGAAAAAACCGTTGGAAAACCTCCGAAATTTGATTTTTCTCCCAAAAGCCATGTAGATATTGCCACCGAGTTAGATTTGGTGGATTTTGAACGGGCTGCAAAAGTTTCTGGTCATGGATTTTATTATCTGAAAGGCGATCTAGCTAGGCTTGACTTTGCGGTGATGACGTATACAATTGATTTTCTTAGACAACGAGGCTACACCCTTATTGAGCCGCCGTTGATGATGCATAGAAAACCGTATCTGGGAGTCACTGATTTGGAATTCTTTGGCGACCAATTGTATAAAATTGAAAACGATGACTTGTACCTAATCGCCACAAGCGAACACCCCATGGCAGCCTCATACATGGATGAAGTAATCCTCGAAAAAGACTTACCCATAAAGCTGGTAGGAATCAGCCCATGTTTTAGAAAAGAGGTAGGTGCCCACGGCAAATACACAAAAGGCTTGTTTAGGGTGCACCAATTCAACAAAATTGAACAATTTATTTTCTGTCATCCTGACGACTCTTGGAAATTCCACGAAGAGCTTCAGAAAAACGCGGAAGACCTCTACCAAAGTTTGGGACTGCACTACCAAGTAGTAAACGTTTGCACTGGAGACATTGGCATCATTGCAGCCAAGAAATTTGACATAGAAGTTTGGATGGCGGACAACACTTTCAGGGAATCTGGATCAAACAGTAACTGCACTGACTATCAAGCCCGACGACTCAACATAAAATACCGAAAAAAAGAAGGACAATCCCCTGCAGGACTTGTTCACACGTTAAATAACACCGCCATTGCTACCAGCCGAACTTTGATAGCAATTATGGAGCAATACCAGCAAAAAGATGGAACAGTAAAAATTCCTGAGGTTTTGCAACCGTATATGGGTGGTCTTGAACGCTTAAAGTGA
- a CDS encoding 30S ribosomal protein S3ae, with amino-acid sequence MSKRRGRIKDKWRDKKWYSVVSPPYFGGVELGAVPADDPVKLVGRIVDGTLYDITNDFAHQYLKIYFRIEEVEGKTARTVFKGHEYSRDYLRSLVRRRTTRVDGILNVTTSDNFGLTLAVSVFTLSRIKTSQEHEIRSIMSKIVKDKAETLTFDQFVQELVLGKIASDIYNQAKKISPLRHVGVRKSKLISQPAA; translated from the coding sequence ATGTCAAAGAGAAGAGGACGCATAAAAGACAAGTGGCGCGACAAGAAATGGTACAGTGTAGTGTCTCCACCTTACTTTGGAGGAGTTGAATTAGGAGCCGTACCCGCAGACGATCCTGTAAAACTTGTTGGAAGGATTGTAGACGGCACTCTTTATGACATCACCAATGACTTCGCGCATCAATATCTGAAAATTTACTTCCGTATCGAAGAAGTAGAAGGCAAAACTGCCCGAACCGTCTTTAAAGGCCATGAATATTCTCGAGACTACTTGAGAAGTCTAGTCAGACGACGAACCACCCGCGTAGACGGAATCTTAAATGTCACAACCAGTGACAATTTTGGTTTAACTTTGGCAGTTTCTGTTTTCACACTTTCCAGAATCAAAACCTCACAAGAACATGAGATACGCTCCATCATGAGCAAAATCGTTAAAGACAAAGCTGAAACACTAACCTTTGATCAGTTCGTTCAAGAACTAGTTCTAGGCAAAATCGCATCTGACATCTACAACCAAGCCAAGAAAATCTCACCACTCCGTCATGTTGGCGTCCGCAAATCAAAACTAATATCTCAGCCAGCCGCATAA
- a CDS encoding helical backbone metal receptor, with amino-acid sequence MSSFFNSKSKKMILGVILLVVLVGASYGVYISYLVSDPEPEETEPEPTTVTVTDVNGVSVTVTLPVNRIVSLTNGVTEIIYALGGGDAVVGRDASSNFPAVTSEIPVVYESALNMEVLTDLDPDLIIADARINDETRAEIEELLEVPVIIDNPSQTDRVEPLITNLGLILNNQETADELLGFISQYSNIVAERVSALSDDEKPVVYYEWVREWFSCNNASLPHCMLTDAGALNLAANQITTYPTLSPEYVLECNPDIILRIISSANHTETEFQTSRDEIMNRTGLIETTAVQEGNVYIMDGYLRTGIRNVIGLVTLANCFHPDLFEDIDPNAVHEELVQTFFGTNLEGVYFFPSEPIEPKPEGETITIVDGDEAEVTLTLPVNRIGCLNGGLAEVICALGGEDKIVARTDDVAFPVSLLDTPSVGLNAASAINLEVLMSLHPDLVVASSALDDETIEIIRSFGVPVIIESTSNIDRLETIVTNFGQILDAPTKAEQILSNNEYYTNIVQERLQNLSTAERTTFYYEFRRIWYSMTNQTNMGKILDDCGGVNIASNSSVRYATLSAEYVIEQNPEVIIYSLSGTTNLTDYQAALNELLTRPELQNVPAVKNNRVHVFYYYLGAGIRYPVGELYFAKWFYPDLFADIDPSAVHEQLIRDYFGEPLEGTYAYPETVTVVDALGNKVTINLPVNRIVSLTGGLTEIVCALGADNLIVGRGDYSTFPPSVVEIPVASPSSYSVNMETLLEFEPDLVLADTMMKSKPEYIEQIQAAGIPLIVENTANISRITPIINTLGVIVNNQEKATELVEWIDQYVDLVKERTATLSEHEFPSVYIEWTSSWSAIGPAHAIGELMATAGGTNIITNASATTTTVSPEFVLTANPDFMFVTTASMPAPTEVSFYENKMADVLSQTGISSTTAATEENIHLYSYRLIQGIRYPIGLLYFADWLHPTLYEDINPGTVLDNMIDQFFGIELDAIYVYP; translated from the coding sequence ATGAGTAGTTTTTTCAATAGTAAAAGCAAAAAAATGATTTTGGGTGTAATTCTTCTGGTAGTTCTTGTTGGTGCTTCCTATGGTGTTTACATTTCCTATCTTGTATCTGACCCTGAGCCAGAAGAAACGGAGCCTGAACCTACAACCGTTACAGTTACTGACGTTAATGGCGTTTCTGTGACTGTTACTTTGCCTGTGAACCGGATTGTTTCCCTTACAAATGGTGTTACAGAAATAATTTACGCCTTAGGTGGCGGCGACGCTGTAGTGGGACGAGATGCATCTTCTAATTTTCCGGCTGTAACCTCTGAAATTCCTGTTGTATACGAGTCGGCTTTAAACATGGAAGTTTTGACGGATTTGGATCCCGACCTGATTATTGCAGATGCCCGAATCAATGATGAGACTAGAGCTGAAATTGAAGAACTTCTTGAAGTTCCCGTGATTATTGACAATCCTTCTCAGACAGACCGTGTTGAGCCTTTGATAACTAATCTTGGTTTGATTTTGAACAATCAGGAAACTGCAGATGAGTTACTTGGTTTCATTTCTCAGTATTCCAATATTGTTGCGGAACGTGTTTCAGCTTTAAGTGATGATGAAAAGCCTGTTGTTTACTATGAGTGGGTACGAGAATGGTTCAGCTGCAATAACGCCAGTTTGCCTCATTGCATGTTAACTGATGCAGGGGCACTAAATCTGGCTGCAAATCAAATTACCACCTATCCAACCTTAAGTCCAGAATATGTTTTGGAGTGCAATCCTGACATAATTCTTCGAATAATTAGTAGTGCAAACCATACTGAAACAGAGTTCCAAACCTCGCGAGACGAAATAATGAATCGAACTGGACTAATTGAAACAACAGCAGTTCAAGAGGGAAACGTCTACATCATGGATGGTTATCTGCGAACTGGAATACGAAACGTCATTGGGCTGGTAACTTTGGCTAATTGTTTTCATCCTGACCTCTTTGAAGACATCGACCCAAACGCGGTTCATGAAGAACTAGTCCAAACGTTCTTTGGCACGAACTTGGAAGGCGTTTACTTTTTCCCTTCAGAACCTATTGAGCCTAAACCCGAAGGAGAAACCATAACTATTGTGGATGGAGATGAGGCTGAAGTTACCTTAACCCTTCCGGTGAATCGTATTGGTTGTCTTAATGGTGGTTTAGCTGAAGTAATCTGTGCTCTGGGTGGAGAAGACAAAATTGTTGCCCGTACTGACGATGTTGCTTTTCCAGTTTCTCTTTTGGACACTCCCTCTGTAGGTCTAAACGCGGCTTCCGCTATCAATTTGGAAGTTTTAATGTCGTTGCATCCTGACTTAGTGGTTGCAAGTAGCGCCCTAGATGATGAAACCATAGAAATCATCAGAAGTTTTGGAGTTCCAGTCATAATAGAAAGCACATCCAACATTGACCGCTTAGAAACCATTGTAACTAATTTTGGTCAAATCTTGGATGCACCTACAAAGGCTGAGCAGATTCTTAGTAACAACGAATACTATACAAATATCGTTCAGGAACGGCTTCAAAACTTATCAACCGCCGAAAGGACGACCTTCTACTACGAATTTAGAAGAATCTGGTACAGCATGACCAACCAGACTAACATGGGAAAAATCCTAGACGATTGTGGTGGAGTAAACATTGCTTCTAATTCCTCAGTTAGGTATGCGACATTGAGCGCAGAATATGTTATTGAACAAAACCCTGAAGTGATTATATATTCCCTTTCTGGAACTACAAACTTAACCGATTACCAGGCTGCCCTAAATGAGTTGCTAACCCGACCAGAACTACAAAACGTACCTGCAGTCAAAAACAACCGAGTTCATGTTTTCTATTACTACCTTGGTGCAGGAATAAGATACCCTGTAGGTGAACTTTATTTTGCCAAGTGGTTCTACCCTGACTTGTTCGCAGATATTGACCCTAGTGCAGTACATGAACAGCTTATTCGGGATTACTTTGGTGAACCCCTTGAAGGGACTTATGCATATCCAGAAACGGTTACTGTTGTGGATGCTTTGGGTAACAAAGTAACCATAAACCTTCCTGTAAACCGAATCGTTAGCCTTACTGGTGGTTTAACAGAAATTGTCTGTGCCCTAGGGGCTGATAACCTAATTGTGGGACGTGGAGACTATAGCACTTTTCCTCCTTCTGTTGTCGAAATTCCTGTTGCGAGTCCCAGTTCATACAGTGTTAACATGGAAACTTTGCTAGAATTTGAGCCAGATTTGGTTCTTGCGGACACAATGATGAAATCCAAACCTGAATATATCGAACAAATTCAAGCAGCAGGAATACCCCTAATCGTTGAAAACACCGCCAATATTTCCCGAATTACGCCAATAATAAACACCCTTGGAGTTATCGTGAACAACCAAGAAAAGGCTACAGAACTTGTAGAGTGGATAGACCAATATGTTGACCTTGTCAAAGAGCGCACTGCAACACTATCAGAACATGAATTTCCATCTGTTTATATTGAATGGACTAGCAGCTGGAGTGCCATTGGTCCAGCCCATGCAATCGGTGAACTAATGGCTACTGCCGGAGGAACAAACATTATTACTAACGCATCTGCAACAACCACAACAGTAAGCCCAGAGTTTGTGCTCACAGCAAACCCTGATTTCATGTTTGTGACAACCGCCTCAATGCCTGCTCCCACTGAAGTTTCTTTTTATGAAAACAAAATGGCTGATGTGCTCAGTCAAACCGGAATAAGCAGCACAACCGCAGCAACCGAAGAAAACATCCACCTTTACAGCTACCGACTAATCCAAGGAATCCGTTACCCCATTGGACTGCTATACTTTGCAGACTGGCTTCATCCTACCCTTTACGAAGACATCAACCCCGGTACAGTACTCGATAATATGATTGACCAATTCTTTGGAATTGAACTTGATGCAATCTACGTGTATCCGTGA
- a CDS encoding orotidine 5'-phosphate decarboxylase has product MFYEKYLQATKQKRSFINLNLDPALPNQRSSNTIPESYANKEDQQALLDFSLDIIEQVSDYCCCVKPNTQYYLGHTGILQTLTKKIHEHGMISILDHKLTDIGATNGSALYWIEKMGFDAFTFSPFAGNTQMTVEKAHEKDLGVIVLTLMSNPEAEKLMVNTTVNGKPYFLHTAQTIKETQADGCVVGLTCFVKPEYVKQIQETVGDKAVFLLQGIGPQGGTANNIRHVKNPLISLGRAVLYADNPRKTIQKYHDIFKKYV; this is encoded by the coding sequence ATGTTTTACGAGAAGTATTTACAGGCGACCAAACAGAAACGCAGTTTTATTAATCTTAATCTTGACCCTGCGTTGCCTAATCAAAGAAGCAGCAACACAATCCCAGAAAGCTACGCAAACAAAGAAGACCAACAGGCTCTGCTGGATTTTTCGTTAGACATCATCGAGCAAGTCAGCGATTACTGCTGTTGTGTGAAACCTAACACCCAATACTATTTGGGTCACACTGGGATACTTCAAACCCTAACCAAAAAAATCCACGAACACGGCATGATTTCCATTCTGGACCATAAACTAACAGATATCGGCGCAACCAACGGATCCGCTTTGTATTGGATAGAAAAAATGGGCTTTGACGCCTTCACATTTTCGCCCTTTGCGGGCAATACTCAGATGACTGTGGAAAAAGCCCACGAAAAAGATCTCGGAGTAATTGTTCTAACTTTAATGTCTAATCCGGAAGCCGAAAAACTAATGGTTAACACCACAGTAAACGGCAAACCTTACTTTTTGCACACCGCCCAAACCATCAAAGAAACCCAAGCAGATGGTTGTGTGGTGGGTTTGACCTGTTTTGTTAAGCCCGAGTACGTTAAACAAATCCAAGAAACCGTGGGCGATAAGGCGGTGTTTTTGCTTCAAGGAATTGGACCCCAAGGGGGAACAGCAAACAACATCCGCCACGTCAAAAACCCCTTAATTAGTCTGGGACGAGCAGTTTTGTACGCGGATAACCCCCGAAAAACCATACAAAAATACCACGATATATTCAAAAAATATGTCTAG
- a CDS encoding right-handed parallel beta-helix repeat-containing protein, with translation MKTTSILVLCGLIFAVGALPEITIGHADPQTVRINSDGTVEGTEKIQRDGNLYTFTNNIYGFLVVEKDDITVDGAGYILQGNGIKTGINLSNRTNVTIMNLEVKNFTSGIHFSGTAYCNVSGNNILENKNGIHVWGNSNYNTISQNTITFNRDGIMVIMQSFLNNNITENVITNNYEYGVHFLFSYNNTISGNEIADNDCGIILEHCSNNVFRNNRLNNNNESFYLVYHDLSDGFNDVDTSNTVNKKPIYYWVNQQNRIVPSDAGYACLVNCSNIVAQNLNLVNSPHGILVASTTDSLIKNCTIENKRNGIELKSSINLTITENIVTGISVSSSKNITITENNIKNSRIGVSLSGGRYVLISRNNITSNSEDGIKLLYSNSNNISYNYIAGNQYTGINLIGIGNYDCDNNSIIGNTLLENNGVAVYLSGAENNTFYHNSFIGNGVSDGIQVSNPWYWGSESNVWDNGLKGNYWSNYNEIDTNNDGIGDTPFVINSANIDNHPLMAPADTGVIPEFSSWTVLPLFLVVCLVVVAVKGKAFRPT, from the coding sequence TTGAAAACAACATCAATCCTTGTTTTGTGTGGCCTCATTTTTGCTGTAGGTGCCCTGCCAGAAATCACGATTGGGCATGCCGACCCCCAAACTGTTCGAATTAATTCAGATGGTACAGTTGAAGGGACAGAAAAAATACAGCGTGACGGAAATCTTTACACGTTTACTAATAACATCTATGGTTTTCTTGTAGTGGAAAAAGATGACATTACAGTTGATGGAGCCGGTTACATTCTTCAAGGAAATGGAATCAAAACAGGAATCAATCTTTCAAACAGAACAAACGTGACAATCATGAATCTTGAAGTTAAAAATTTCACCAGCGGCATTCATTTTTCTGGGACTGCATACTGTAATGTTTCGGGAAACAATATTCTTGAAAACAAAAACGGGATTCATGTTTGGGGAAACTCAAATTATAATACCATTTCACAAAACACCATAACCTTCAACAGAGATGGAATAATGGTCATTATGCAATCTTTTTTAAACAACAACATCACTGAAAACGTAATAACCAACAATTATGAATATGGTGTCCATTTCCTGTTTTCATACAACAACACTATTTCTGGAAATGAAATAGCAGACAATGACTGCGGCATCATTTTAGAACACTGTTCAAATAACGTGTTTCGAAATAATCGGTTGAATAACAACAATGAAAGCTTTTATCTCGTATACCACGACCTTTCAGACGGTTTTAATGATGTTGATACCTCAAACACAGTAAACAAAAAGCCAATCTATTACTGGGTTAACCAACAAAACAGGATTGTTCCCTCTGACGCGGGTTATGCGTGTCTTGTAAACTGCAGCAACATAGTCGCTCAAAATCTGAACCTTGTTAATAGCCCCCATGGCATATTGGTGGCGTCCACAACAGATTCCCTAATAAAAAATTGTACCATAGAAAACAAAAGGAATGGAATTGAACTCAAATCTTCTATAAACCTCACCATCACAGAAAACATAGTTACTGGAATATCAGTTTCAAGCTCCAAGAACATCACAATCACAGAAAACAACATCAAAAACAGCAGAATTGGTGTCAGTTTAAGTGGTGGAAGATATGTTCTCATTTCCAGAAACAACATAACCTCAAACAGTGAGGACGGAATAAAACTGCTGTACTCAAACAGCAACAACATATCCTACAACTACATAGCAGGCAACCAGTATACGGGCATCAACCTTATCGGAATCGGCAATTATGACTGCGACAATAATTCCATTATTGGAAACACATTGCTTGAAAACAATGGTGTAGCTGTATACTTGTCTGGTGCTGAAAACAACACTTTTTATCATAACAGTTTCATCGGAAACGGTGTGTCAGATGGAATCCAGGTGTCTAATCCATGGTATTGGGGCTCGGAATCAAATGTGTGGGATAATGGACTTAAAGGAAATTACTGGAGCAACTACAATGAAATAGACACAAACAATGATGGAATCGGTGACACGCCCTTTGTAATCAATAGTGCAAACATAGACAATCATCCACTCATGGCACCAGCAGATACTGGTGTAATCCCTGAATTTTCGTCATGGACCGTTTTGCCTTTGTTTTTGGTTGTTTGTCTTGTTGTTGTGGCTGTTAAGGGAAAAGCTTTCCGTCCTACTTAA